One stretch of Malus domestica chromosome 14, GDT2T_hap1 DNA includes these proteins:
- the LOC103409669 gene encoding protein WHAT'S THIS FACTOR 1 homolog, chloroplastic — MFVRRYWSGEWWSMNQKRFMTTSKRVQDRSKLKRIHDLEIVTEKWKIASKVLFLMEILKKEPEMIIPVRQLDQYRSQISLPKPHRVSDFIRKSPKLFELYKDHRGILWCGMTKQGEELVQEEDRMLEEHQDTAAEFVTRFLMMSVDKRLALDKIVHFRRDFALPVDFRTNWVHKYPQHFKVVKDNEDVEHLELVNWNHAWAITELEKKTMGITEASDDHVPGLLSLSFPLKFPPNYKKAYKYKGAIDHFQKRSYLSPYADARGLKAGSKEFDKRAVAIMHELLSFTVEKRLVTDHLTHFRRELVMPQKLMRLLLKHFGIFYVSERGKRFSVFLKEAYKGSELIEKCPLVVWKEKVQSLIGYRGKKKIEAFSDMEDMEENGFYESSSESEDTIDLQHEQEEKVGELENDSLAVYSEMDIEEICRAYEDTKRC; from the coding sequence ATGTTTGTGAGACGATACTGGTCCGGTGAGTGGTGGTCAATGAACCAGAAGCGGTTCATGACCACCAGCAAGAGGGTGCAAGACAGAAGCAAATTGAAGAGGATTCATGATCTCGAGATTGTGACTGAGAAATGGAAGATAGCATCCAAAGTGTTGTTCTTGATGGAAATTCTGAAAAAAGAGCCCGAAATGATCATTCCCGTCAGGCAATTGGATCAGTACCGTAGCCAGATTAGTCTCCCGAAGCCCCACAGGGTGTCTGATTTTATTCGAAAATCGCCGAAACTGTTTGAATTGTACAAGGATCACAGAGGGATCTTATGGTGTGGGATGACCAAGCAAGGTGAGGAATTGGTACAAGAGGAGGACAGAATGCTTGAGGAGCATCAAGATACCGCGGCCGAATTCGTGACACGCTTTCTTATGATGTCTGTCGATAAAAGGCTGGCATTGGACAAGATTGTCCATTTCAGGAGGGATTTTGCTCTGCCAGTTGATTTCAGGACTAATTGGGTGCACAAATATCCCCAACATTTCAAGGTGGTTAAAGATAATGAGGATGTTGAGCATTTGGAACTTGTTAATTGGAATCATGCGTGGGCTATAACCGAGCTGGAGAAGAAGACAATGGGGATCACTGAGGCCAGTGATGATCATGTCCCGGGCTTGCTTTCGCTCTCTTTTCCGTTGAAGTTCCCCCCAAATTATAAAAAGGCGTACAAGTACAAAGGAGCCATCGATCATTTTCAGAAAAGGTCTTATTTATCTCCATACGCGGATGCCAGGGGACTCAAAGCCGGCTCTAAAGAATTTGACAAGAGGGCAGTTGCTATTATGCATGAGTTGCTTAGCTTTACTGTGGAGAAGAGATTGGTTACTGATCACCTTACTCATTTTCGACGCGAACTTGTGATGCCACAGAAGCTTATGAGGCTTCTGCTGAAGCATTTTGGCATCTTCTATGTTTCTGAGAGGGGGAAGAGGTTTAGCGTGTTCTTGAAGGAAGCTTACAAAGGTTCGGAGCTGATTGAGAAATGCCCTTTGGTGGTTTGGAAGGAAAAAGTCCAGAGCCTTATCGGTTATAGGGGAAAGAAGAAAATTGAAGCTTTCAGTGACATGGAAGACATGGAAGAGAATGGTTTCTATGAGAGCAGTTCAGAAAGTGAGGACACCATTGACTTGCAGCATGAGCAAGAGGAGAAGGTGGGTGAGTTGGAGAATGATTCGCTTGCGGTTTATTCTGAAATGGACATTGAAGAGATTTGCAGGGCATATGAGGATACAAAAAGATGTTAA